The following are from one region of the Streptomyces fradiae genome:
- a CDS encoding ABC transporter permease, with product MSAASPPSDGLDHVDERLLRTSPLKKLLARPELGSLVGAVAVFAFFSIVADSFLRAASLGTVLYAASTIGIMAVPVALLMIGGEFDLSAGVLVTSSALISSMFSYQMTANVWVGVGVSLLATLAIGAFNGFMLTRTKLPSFIITLGTFLMLTGLNLGFTKLISGTVSTKSIADMEGFPSARKLFASTWTVGGVELKVTILWWFVLVALATWILLRTRFGNWIFAVGGGADAARAVGVPVYKTKIGLYMGVAFCAWISGQHLLFSFDVVQSGEGVGNELIYIIAAVIGGCLITGGYGSAIGSAVGAFIFGMTGKGIVYAEWNPDWFKFFLGAMLLLATLLNAWIRKRVEATK from the coding sequence ATGAGCGCCGCCTCCCCGCCCTCGGACGGCCTCGACCACGTCGACGAACGGCTGCTCCGCACCTCCCCGCTGAAGAAGCTGCTCGCCCGGCCCGAGCTCGGCTCGCTGGTCGGCGCCGTCGCCGTCTTCGCGTTCTTCTCGATCGTCGCGGACAGCTTCCTGCGCGCCGCCAGCCTCGGCACGGTGCTGTACGCGGCCTCCACCATCGGCATCATGGCCGTGCCGGTCGCGCTGCTCATGATCGGCGGCGAGTTCGACCTGTCGGCCGGTGTCCTGGTCACCAGCTCGGCGCTGATCTCCTCGATGTTCAGCTACCAGATGACCGCCAACGTCTGGGTCGGCGTCGGCGTCTCGCTGCTCGCCACCCTCGCCATCGGCGCGTTCAACGGCTTCATGCTGACCCGCACCAAACTGCCGAGCTTCATCATCACGCTCGGCACCTTCCTGATGCTGACCGGTCTGAACCTCGGCTTCACCAAGCTGATCAGCGGCACCGTCTCCACCAAGTCGATCGCCGACATGGAGGGCTTCCCCTCCGCCCGCAAGCTCTTCGCCTCCACCTGGACGGTCGGCGGGGTCGAGCTGAAGGTCACGATCCTGTGGTGGTTCGTGCTCGTCGCCCTGGCCACCTGGATCCTGCTGCGCACCCGCTTCGGCAACTGGATCTTCGCGGTCGGCGGCGGCGCCGACGCCGCCCGCGCGGTCGGCGTCCCGGTCTACAAGACCAAGATCGGCCTCTACATGGGCGTGGCCTTCTGCGCCTGGATCTCCGGCCAGCACCTGCTGTTCTCGTTCGACGTCGTCCAGTCCGGCGAGGGCGTCGGCAACGAGTTGATCTACATCATCGCGGCCGTCATCGGCGGCTGCCTGATCACCGGCGGCTACGGCTCCGCCATCGGCTCGGCGGTCGGCGCCTTCATCTTCGGCATGACCGGCAAGGGCATCGTGTACGCCGAGTGGAACCCGGACTGGTTCAAGTTCTTCCTGGGCGCGATGCTGCTGCTCGCGACGCTCCTGAACGCCTGGATCCGCAAGCGCGTGGAGGCGACCAAGTGA
- a CDS encoding ATP-binding cassette domain-containing protein — MTTESTGSTATPLVELDDVSKYYGNIRALEGVSLEVNAGEISCVLGDNGAGKSTLIKIVAGLHRHDAGSFRIEGEEVTLANPRDALDRGIATVYQDLAVVPLMPVWRNFFLGSEPTRGKGPFKRLDVATMRETTRTALLRMGIDLRDVDQPIGTLSGGERQCVAIARAVHFGAKVLVLDEPTAALGVKQSGVVLKYVAAARDQGLGVVLITHNPHHAYLVGDRFVLLKRGVMAGSHTKGSITLDELTRQMAGGSELEDLRHELERPSGT, encoded by the coding sequence GTGACGACCGAGTCCACCGGCAGCACCGCCACCCCGCTCGTCGAGCTCGACGATGTCAGCAAGTACTACGGCAACATCCGCGCCCTCGAAGGGGTCTCCCTGGAGGTGAACGCGGGGGAGATCTCCTGCGTCCTCGGCGACAACGGCGCCGGCAAGTCCACCCTCATCAAGATCGTCGCCGGGCTCCACCGGCACGACGCCGGCAGTTTCCGCATCGAGGGCGAGGAGGTCACCCTCGCCAACCCGCGCGACGCCCTGGACCGCGGCATCGCCACCGTCTACCAGGACCTCGCCGTCGTCCCCCTGATGCCCGTCTGGCGCAACTTCTTCCTCGGCTCCGAGCCCACCCGCGGCAAGGGCCCCTTCAAGCGCCTCGACGTCGCGACCATGCGGGAGACCACCCGTACGGCGCTGCTGCGCATGGGCATCGACCTGCGCGACGTCGACCAGCCCATCGGCACCCTGTCCGGCGGCGAGCGCCAGTGCGTGGCCATCGCCCGCGCCGTGCACTTCGGGGCCAAGGTCCTCGTCCTCGACGAGCCGACCGCCGCGCTCGGCGTCAAGCAGTCCGGGGTCGTCCTGAAGTATGTGGCGGCCGCACGTGACCAGGGCCTCGGCGTGGTCCTCATCACCCACAACCCGCACCACGCCTATCTCGTCGGCGACCGATTCGTGCTCCTGAAGCGCGGTGTCATGGCCGGCAGCCACACCAAGGGCTCCATCACCCTGGACGAGTTGACCCGCCAGATGGCCGGCGGCAGCGAGCTGGAGGACCTGCGCCACGAATTGGAACGCCCCTCCGGAACGTAA
- a CDS encoding ROK family glucokinase encodes MSTYRDLTHRGSARGTVLRTVGTRERRSHLTAPRVPTVGIDIGGTKVMAGVVDADGNILEKVRTETPDKSKSPKVVEDTIVELVLDLSDRHDVHAVGIGAAGWVDADRARVLFAPHLAWRNEPLRDALQDRLAVPVMVDNDANTAAWAEWRFGAGRGEDHLVMITLGTGIGGAILEDGQVKRGKYGVAGEFGHMQVVPGGHRCPCGNRGCWEQYSSGNALVREARELAAADSPVAYNIIERVKGSVPDITGPLITELAREGDAMCVELLQDIGQWLGVGLANLAAALDPSCFVIGGGVSAADDLLIGPARDAFRRHLTGRGYRPEARIARAQLGPEAGMVGAADLARLVARRFRRANRRRVERYERYGRYAQVLRGATTERGSRPTQDPQP; translated from the coding sequence ATGAGTACCTACCGTGACCTCACGCACCGCGGCTCGGCTCGCGGCACGGTCCTGCGGACCGTCGGCACCCGGGAGCGGCGCTCGCACCTGACCGCGCCCCGCGTGCCGACCGTCGGCATCGACATCGGCGGTACGAAGGTGATGGCCGGGGTCGTCGACGCCGACGGCAACATCCTGGAGAAGGTCCGCACCGAGACCCCCGACAAGTCCAAGAGCCCCAAGGTCGTCGAGGACACCATCGTCGAACTGGTCCTGGACCTCTCCGACCGGCACGACGTGCACGCCGTCGGCATCGGCGCGGCCGGCTGGGTCGACGCCGACCGGGCCCGGGTGCTCTTCGCCCCCCACCTCGCCTGGCGCAACGAGCCGCTCAGGGACGCGCTCCAGGACCGGCTCGCCGTCCCCGTCATGGTGGACAACGACGCCAACACCGCCGCCTGGGCCGAGTGGCGCTTCGGCGCCGGACGCGGCGAGGACCACCTCGTCATGATCACCCTCGGCACCGGCATCGGCGGCGCCATCCTGGAGGACGGCCAGGTCAAGCGCGGCAAGTACGGGGTGGCCGGCGAGTTCGGCCATATGCAGGTCGTCCCCGGCGGCCACCGCTGCCCCTGCGGCAACCGCGGCTGCTGGGAGCAGTACAGCTCCGGCAACGCGCTGGTCCGCGAGGCCCGCGAGCTGGCCGCCGCCGACTCCCCGGTCGCGTACAACATCATCGAGCGGGTCAAGGGCAGCGTGCCCGACATCACCGGCCCGCTCATCACCGAGCTCGCCCGCGAGGGCGACGCCATGTGCGTCGAGCTGCTCCAGGACATCGGCCAGTGGCTCGGCGTGGGCCTCGCCAACCTGGCCGCCGCGCTCGACCCCTCCTGCTTCGTCATCGGCGGCGGTGTCTCCGCCGCCGACGACCTGCTCATCGGCCCCGCCCGGGACGCCTTCCGGCGCCACCTCACCGGCCGCGGCTACCGCCCCGAGGCGCGGATCGCCCGCGCCCAGCTCGGCCCCGAGGCCGGCATGGTCGGCGCCGCCGACCTCGCCCGGCTCGTCGCCCGCCGGTTCCGCCGCGCCAACCGCCGGCGGGTCGAGCGCTACGAGCGGTACGGCCGCTACGCGCAGGTGCTGCGCGGCGCGACCACCGAACGCGGCTCCCGCCCCACCCAGGACCCCCAGCCATGA
- a CDS encoding lysophospholipid acyltransferase family protein, with product MLSRLSGHLLPTVARLGVTADPRAALAPGSILVANHTSLADPAVVLAALRRLGVEPVVAATAGLWRVPGLGRALAREGHIPVHRGSARAAEALDLAAEALAAGRLVLLYPEGGLPRRRDAAEAPPEAFRSGIARLSRRTGAPLVPIGQAGARRLISGGTAKQLAGLATAPLRRPDLHVHIGRPLVLTGDTPARTAQAHRAVTAAWREAAARLGEPAAAVFPLPSPTSGEEWREAAA from the coding sequence ATGCTGAGCCGCCTTTCCGGACACCTGCTGCCGACCGTGGCCCGCCTGGGCGTCACCGCCGACCCGCGGGCGGCCCTCGCGCCCGGCAGCATCCTGGTCGCCAACCACACCTCGCTCGCCGACCCGGCGGTCGTCCTCGCCGCCCTGCGCCGGCTCGGCGTCGAACCCGTCGTCGCCGCCACCGCCGGCCTCTGGCGCGTGCCCGGGCTCGGCCGGGCGCTGGCCCGCGAGGGCCACATCCCGGTGCACCGGGGCAGCGCCCGGGCCGCCGAGGCCCTCGACCTCGCGGCCGAGGCCCTCGCCGCGGGACGCCTGGTCCTGCTCTACCCGGAGGGCGGACTGCCGCGCCGCAGGGACGCCGCCGAGGCGCCCCCGGAGGCCTTCCGCAGCGGCATCGCCCGGCTCTCCCGGCGCACCGGAGCCCCGCTCGTCCCCATCGGGCAGGCCGGCGCCCGCCGGCTGATCTCCGGCGGTACGGCGAAGCAGCTCGCCGGCCTTGCGACCGCCCCGCTGCGCCGCCCGGACCTCCACGTCCACATCGGCCGCCCGCTCGTGCTCACCGGCGACACCCCGGCCCGTACCGCCCAGGCGCACCGCGCCGTCACCGCCGCCTGGCGGGAGGCCGCCGCGCGGCTCGGCGAGCCGGCCGCCGCGGTGTTCCCGCTGCCCTCGCCCACGAGCGGGGAGGAGTGGCGTGAAGCCGCCGCCTGA
- a CDS encoding alpha/beta fold hydrolase: MSENPTNTLQYRIDGRDDAPVLVLGPSLGTTWHMWDRQIPELTRSWRVVRFDLPGHGGAPAHPASSVAELGDRLLDTLDELGIQRFGYAGCALAGAIGLDLALRAPHRVASLALVSTSPRFGTPDEFRQRGVIVRTNGLEPMARTAPEQWFTPAFAGAQPAIVDWAVQMVRTTDPGCYIAACEALAVFDVRDALERIGVPALVLVGADDRVTGPAEARTLVAGIADARLAVVPGASHLAPVEQPAAVTELLTGHFAPLAQESTGSLAVPGMPPVSAPVVPAGELGPAAPAEDEDTRPDPYESGLKLRREVLGDAHVDEALADPFGADFQHLLTRFAWGEVWSREGLDRRTRSAVTLAALISGGHHEALADHTRAALRNGLTPDELREILLQTAVYCGLPAAESALRVVRRVIEEDTTPR, from the coding sequence GTGAGTGAGAATCCGACGAACACCCTGCAGTACCGCATCGACGGGCGGGACGACGCACCGGTCCTGGTGCTCGGTCCCTCGCTCGGCACCACCTGGCACATGTGGGACCGCCAGATCCCCGAACTGACCCGCTCCTGGCGGGTCGTGCGCTTCGACCTGCCCGGACACGGCGGCGCCCCCGCGCACCCGGCGAGCTCCGTCGCCGAGCTCGGCGACCGGCTGCTCGACACCCTCGACGAGCTCGGCATCCAGCGCTTCGGCTACGCGGGCTGCGCCCTCGCCGGAGCCATCGGCCTCGACCTCGCGCTGCGCGCCCCGCACCGGGTGGCCTCCCTCGCCCTGGTCTCCACCTCGCCCCGCTTCGGCACCCCGGACGAGTTCCGCCAGCGCGGCGTGATCGTCCGCACCAACGGCCTCGAACCGATGGCCCGCACCGCCCCCGAGCAGTGGTTCACCCCCGCGTTCGCCGGCGCCCAGCCCGCCATCGTCGACTGGGCCGTGCAGATGGTCCGCACCACCGACCCCGGCTGCTACATCGCCGCCTGCGAGGCGCTCGCCGTCTTCGACGTCCGCGACGCCCTGGAGCGGATCGGCGTCCCCGCGCTCGTCCTGGTCGGCGCCGACGACCGGGTCACCGGGCCCGCCGAGGCCCGCACCCTCGTCGCCGGGATAGCCGACGCCCGGCTCGCCGTCGTCCCCGGCGCCTCCCACCTCGCGCCCGTCGAGCAGCCCGCCGCCGTCACCGAACTGCTCACCGGCCACTTCGCGCCGCTCGCCCAGGAGTCCACCGGCTCCCTCGCCGTGCCCGGCATGCCGCCGGTCTCCGCGCCCGTCGTCCCGGCCGGCGAGCTCGGCCCCGCGGCCCCCGCCGAGGACGAGGACACCCGCCCCGACCCGTACGAGAGCGGGCTCAAGCTGCGCCGCGAGGTGCTCGGCGACGCGCACGTCGACGAGGCGCTCGCCGACCCCTTCGGCGCCGACTTCCAGCACCTCCTCACCCGCTTCGCCTGGGGCGAGGTGTGGAGCCGCGAGGGGCTCGACCGGCGCACCCGCAGCGCCGTCACCCTTGCCGCCCTGATCTCCGGCGGCCACCACGAGGCCCTGGCCGACCACACCCGCGCCGCCCTGCGCAACGGCCTGACCCCCGACGAGCTCCGCGAGATCCTCCTCCAGACCGCCGTCTACTGCGGCCTCCCGGCCGCCGAGAGCGCCCTCCGGGTGGTCCGCCGGGTGATCGAGGAGGACACCACGCCCCGGTAG
- a CDS encoding MBL fold metallo-hydrolase: MKLTKNTHACVRLEKDGRTLVIDPGMFTEEDAALGADVLLVTHEHPDHFDEARLRAALDGNPAAEVWTLRSVAEQLSAAFPGRVHTVGHGDTFSAAGFDVQVHGELHAVIHPDIPRITNVGFLVDGAVFHPGDALTVPDRPVETLFLPVMAPWNKISEVIEYVREVKPVRAYDIHDALLTDLARPIYDRQIGALGGTDHRRLAPGDSAEL, from the coding sequence GTGAAGCTGACGAAGAACACCCACGCCTGCGTCCGTCTGGAGAAGGACGGGCGCACGCTCGTCATCGACCCCGGGATGTTCACCGAGGAGGACGCCGCGCTCGGCGCGGACGTCCTCCTCGTCACCCACGAGCATCCCGACCACTTCGACGAGGCCCGGCTGCGCGCCGCCCTGGACGGCAATCCGGCCGCCGAGGTGTGGACGCTGCGCAGCGTCGCCGAACAGCTGTCCGCGGCCTTCCCCGGCCGGGTGCACACCGTGGGGCACGGGGACACGTTCAGCGCCGCCGGCTTCGACGTCCAGGTGCACGGCGAGCTGCACGCGGTGATCCACCCCGACATCCCGCGCATCACCAACGTCGGCTTCCTCGTCGACGGCGCCGTCTTCCACCCCGGCGACGCCCTCACCGTGCCCGACCGGCCGGTGGAGACCCTGTTCCTGCCGGTCATGGCCCCGTGGAACAAGATCTCCGAGGTGATCGAGTACGTCCGCGAGGTCAAGCCGGTGCGCGCGTACGACATCCACGACGCGCTCCTCACCGACCTGGCGCGCCCCATCTACGACCGCCAGATCGGCGCCCTGGGCGGCACCGATCACCGCCGCCTCGCCCCGGGCGACTCGGCCGAGCTCTGA
- a CDS encoding exodeoxyribonuclease III: MRIATWNVNSITARLPRLLAWLESSGTDVLCIQETKCTAEQFPAAELRELGYESVVNATGRWNGVALVSRVGLDDVVTGLPGGPDYDGVQEPRAISATCGPVRLWSVYVPNGREVAHDHYAYKLRWLEALKAAVADDAAGERPFAVLGDYNIAPTDDDVWDIAEFEGLTHVTEPERAALAALREAGLGDVVPRPLKYEHPYTYWDYRQLRFPKNKGMRIDLVYGNKPFADAVKDSYVDREERKGKGASDHAPVVVDLDL; this comes from the coding sequence ATGCGCATCGCCACCTGGAACGTCAATTCGATCACCGCCCGGCTGCCCCGGCTCCTGGCCTGGCTGGAGAGCAGCGGCACCGACGTGCTGTGCATCCAGGAGACCAAGTGCACCGCCGAGCAGTTCCCCGCCGCCGAGCTGCGCGAGCTGGGGTACGAGTCGGTGGTCAACGCCACCGGACGGTGGAACGGGGTCGCCCTGGTCTCCCGGGTCGGCCTGGACGACGTGGTCACCGGGCTGCCCGGCGGCCCCGACTACGACGGCGTGCAGGAGCCGCGGGCGATCTCCGCGACCTGCGGCCCGGTCCGCCTCTGGTCGGTCTACGTGCCGAACGGCCGGGAGGTCGCCCACGACCACTACGCGTACAAGCTGCGCTGGCTGGAGGCCCTGAAGGCGGCCGTCGCCGACGACGCGGCGGGGGAGCGCCCCTTCGCGGTGCTCGGCGACTACAACATCGCGCCGACCGACGACGACGTCTGGGACATCGCCGAGTTCGAGGGCCTCACCCATGTCACCGAGCCGGAGCGGGCCGCGCTCGCCGCGCTGCGCGAGGCCGGCCTCGGCGACGTGGTGCCGCGCCCGCTGAAGTACGAGCACCCCTACACGTACTGGGACTACCGCCAGCTGCGCTTCCCCAAGAACAAGGGCATGCGCATCGACCTGGTCTACGGCAACAAGCCGTTCGCGGACGCCGTCAAGGACAGCTACGTGGACCGCGAGGAGCGCAAGGGCAAGGGCGCCTCCGACCACGCCCCGGTCGTCGTCGACCTCGACCTCTGA
- a CDS encoding DUF6278 family protein has product MNIPFLDNWRKKHDTARSPLVSVFDRDPEGAAELLAECELLRARAQEAGVALDDTPRSLAALDQLPPRWRDDPEELPWVGNDAGLYLGTVIVRTVPGAGWRLRPDGQPVVLLPSGREVNVVEAGLDWATTGIPELSQIYAESAEF; this is encoded by the coding sequence ATGAACATTCCTTTCCTGGACAACTGGCGCAAGAAGCACGACACGGCACGCTCCCCCCTGGTCTCCGTCTTCGACCGGGACCCGGAGGGGGCGGCCGAGCTGCTCGCCGAGTGCGAGCTGCTGCGCGCCCGTGCCCAGGAGGCCGGGGTGGCGCTCGACGACACCCCGCGCTCGCTCGCCGCGCTCGACCAGCTGCCACCGCGCTGGCGGGACGACCCGGAGGAGCTGCCCTGGGTCGGCAACGACGCGGGCCTCTATCTCGGCACGGTGATCGTCCGGACCGTGCCGGGCGCCGGCTGGCGGCTGCGGCCCGACGGACAGCCGGTGGTCCTGCTGCCCTCCGGGCGCGAGGTCAACGTGGTCGAGGCGGGCCTCGACTGGGCCACGACCGGGATCCCCGAGCTGTCCCAGATCTACGCCGAATCGGCGGAGTTCTGA
- a CDS encoding amino acid ABC transporter ATP-binding protein: MAVVDPLIELRGVNKHYGALHVLQDIHLTVGRGEVVVVIGPSGSGKSTLCRAMNRLEAVESGEIRIDGQPLPEEGKALAKLRAEVGMVFQSFNLFAHKTVLANVSLAQVKVRKRGKDEADRRSRELLDRVGLAAHADKFPAQLSGGQQQRVAIARALAMDPKALLFDEPTSALDPEMINEVLEVMRQLAQEGMTMVVVTHEMGFARSAANRVVFMADGRIVEDREPEAFFTTPNSDRAKDFLSKILQH, translated from the coding sequence ATGGCCGTCGTCGATCCGTTGATCGAACTGCGGGGCGTGAACAAGCATTACGGCGCCCTGCACGTCCTCCAGGACATCCACCTCACCGTCGGGCGCGGGGAGGTGGTCGTGGTCATCGGACCCTCCGGCTCCGGCAAGTCCACGCTGTGCCGGGCGATGAACCGCCTGGAAGCGGTCGAGTCCGGCGAGATCCGCATCGACGGACAGCCGCTCCCCGAGGAGGGCAAGGCGCTCGCCAAGCTGCGCGCCGAGGTCGGCATGGTCTTCCAGTCCTTCAACCTCTTCGCCCACAAGACCGTGCTCGCCAATGTCTCCCTGGCGCAGGTGAAGGTCCGCAAGCGCGGGAAGGACGAGGCGGACCGGCGCTCCCGCGAACTCCTCGACCGGGTCGGACTCGCCGCCCACGCCGACAAGTTCCCCGCCCAGCTCTCCGGCGGCCAGCAGCAGCGCGTGGCCATCGCCCGCGCCCTCGCCATGGACCCCAAGGCCCTCCTCTTCGACGAGCCGACCTCGGCCCTCGACCCGGAGATGATCAACGAGGTCCTGGAGGTCATGCGGCAACTGGCCCAGGAGGGCATGACGATGGTCGTCGTCACCCACGAGATGGGCTTCGCGCGCTCCGCCGCCAACCGCGTGGTCTTCATGGCCGACGGCCGGATCGTCGAGGACCGCGAGCCCGAGGCCTTCTTCACCACCCCGAACAGCGACCGCGCCAAGGACTTCCTGTCCAAGATCCTCCAGCACTGA
- a CDS encoding glutamate ABC transporter substrate-binding protein — protein MQRTKRTLAALALLLAAALTGAGCGKEGSPPVKGPQPDQLPVYQVRSGFTLADSATWNRAKKRGRLVVGVKEDQPYMGEKDPATGVYSGFDIEIARMMSASLGFDPAGISFRTIASANRETALQNGQIDYYVGTYTINDNRKKLVGFAGPYYLAGQSLLVRTDENDIDGPQDLAGKRVCSAAGSTPYQRIQKDYPQAELVAYDTYSVCVDNLLTYQVDAVTTDDTILMGYAAKVPDELKLAGKPFSKEPYGIGVPHSDTALRLALDDAIAAHEKNGDWKEAYDATLGLSGVPVPAPPAIDRYPAS, from the coding sequence ATGCAGCGAACGAAACGAACCCTCGCCGCGCTCGCCCTGCTGCTCGCCGCCGCCCTCACCGGCGCCGGCTGCGGCAAGGAGGGCAGCCCGCCCGTCAAGGGCCCCCAGCCGGACCAACTCCCGGTCTACCAGGTGCGGTCCGGCTTCACCCTGGCCGACTCCGCGACCTGGAACCGGGCGAAGAAGCGCGGACGGCTCGTGGTCGGCGTCAAGGAGGACCAGCCCTACATGGGCGAGAAGGACCCGGCGACCGGCGTCTACTCGGGCTTCGACATCGAGATCGCCCGGATGATGTCCGCCTCTCTCGGCTTCGACCCGGCCGGCATCTCCTTCCGGACCATCGCCTCGGCCAACCGCGAAACCGCCCTGCAGAACGGCCAGATCGACTACTACGTCGGCACCTACACCATCAACGACAACCGCAAGAAGCTCGTCGGCTTCGCCGGCCCCTACTACCTGGCCGGCCAGTCCCTCCTGGTCCGCACCGACGAGAACGACATCGACGGACCCCAGGACCTGGCCGGCAAGCGGGTCTGCTCCGCCGCCGGCTCCACCCCGTACCAGCGCATCCAGAAGGACTACCCGCAGGCCGAACTCGTCGCGTACGACACCTACTCGGTCTGCGTCGACAACCTGCTCACCTACCAGGTCGACGCCGTCACCACCGACGACACCATCCTCATGGGCTACGCGGCCAAGGTCCCCGACGAACTCAAGCTGGCCGGAAAGCCGTTCAGCAAGGAGCCGTACGGCATCGGCGTGCCGCACTCCGACACCGCGCTGCGCCTCGCCCTCGACGACGCGATCGCCGCCCACGAGAAGAACGGCGACTGGAAGGAGGCGTACGACGCGACCCTCGGCCTGTCCGGCGTGCCCGTGCCCGCCCCGCCCGCCATCGACCGCTACCCGGCGAGCTGA
- a CDS encoding amino acid ABC transporter permease, whose product MDVLTQNFSTYGEGFLGTVELTVYSSLLALVLGFLVASFRVAPVRSLRVFGTAWVTVLRNTPLTLLFFAVMLGLPRFGLVLPFELFAVLALGCYTSAFICEALRSGINTVPLGQGEAARSLGMTFGQTLGNVVLPQAFRSVIPPIGSTLIALAKNSAIAGAFSVTELLGTYKTLSELGYNIVWTFVWIAVGYLIITLAISALFHLLEKRYGVAR is encoded by the coding sequence ATGGACGTCCTGACACAGAACTTCTCCACCTACGGCGAAGGCTTCCTCGGCACCGTCGAACTCACCGTCTACTCCTCCCTGTTGGCCCTCGTGCTCGGCTTCCTCGTGGCCTCCTTCCGGGTCGCCCCGGTCCGCTCGCTGCGGGTGTTCGGCACCGCGTGGGTCACCGTGCTCCGCAACACCCCGCTCACCCTGCTGTTCTTCGCGGTGATGCTGGGCCTGCCCCGGTTCGGCCTCGTGCTGCCCTTCGAACTGTTCGCGGTGCTCGCCCTCGGCTGCTACACCTCCGCGTTCATCTGCGAGGCGCTGCGCTCCGGCATCAACACCGTGCCGCTCGGCCAGGGCGAGGCCGCCCGCAGCCTCGGCATGACCTTCGGCCAGACCCTCGGCAACGTCGTGCTGCCACAGGCCTTCCGCTCGGTGATCCCGCCGATCGGCTCCACCCTCATCGCCCTCGCCAAGAACTCCGCCATCGCCGGCGCGTTCAGCGTCACCGAACTCCTCGGCACCTACAAGACGTTGAGCGAGCTCGGCTACAACATCGTCTGGACCTTCGTCTGGATCGCCGTCGGCTACCTCATCATCACCCTCGCCATCAGCGCGCTCTTCCACCTCCTGGAGAAGCGCTATGGAGTCGCCCGATGA
- a CDS encoding amino acid ABC transporter permease, which translates to MTTATSALYDIPGPRTRRRHLIYGLISTAVLLGLASWILYLLFDTGQFTATKWTPFEYQGIQELLLRGLGNTLKAFAYASVLSLALGAVLATGRLSEHRAFRWTSTLLVEFFRAMPVLVMIFFIFVALKVQPLPALVAGLTLYNGSVLAEVFRTGVHAVARGQREAAYALGMRKTQVMTYVLVPQAVRAMLPAIISQLVVALKDTSLGFLITYEEFLHAGKLIASNLDYDLPFIPVVLVISPIYIGMCMLLSWFATWVARRERRSPRTKAVDVAPAEPPTLLPDRE; encoded by the coding sequence ATGACCACCGCCACCTCCGCGCTCTACGACATCCCGGGCCCGCGCACCCGCCGACGCCATCTGATCTACGGTCTGATCTCGACCGCCGTCCTGCTCGGCCTCGCGTCCTGGATCCTCTATCTCCTCTTCGACACGGGCCAGTTCACCGCCACCAAGTGGACGCCCTTCGAGTACCAGGGCATCCAGGAACTGCTCCTCCGGGGCCTCGGCAACACCCTCAAGGCCTTCGCGTACGCCTCGGTGCTCTCCCTCGCGCTCGGCGCGGTCCTCGCCACCGGACGCCTCTCCGAACACCGGGCCTTCCGCTGGACCTCCACCCTGCTCGTCGAGTTCTTCCGGGCCATGCCGGTCCTCGTGATGATCTTCTTCATCTTCGTGGCGCTCAAGGTCCAGCCGCTGCCCGCCCTGGTGGCCGGACTCACTCTCTACAACGGCTCGGTGCTCGCCGAGGTCTTCCGCACCGGCGTCCACGCGGTGGCCCGCGGGCAGCGGGAGGCCGCGTACGCGCTCGGCATGCGGAAGACCCAGGTGATGACCTATGTCCTGGTGCCGCAGGCGGTGCGGGCCATGCTGCCCGCCATCATCAGCCAGCTGGTGGTGGCCCTGAAGGACACCTCGCTCGGCTTCCTCATCACGTACGAGGAGTTCCTGCACGCGGGCAAGCTGATCGCCTCCAACCTGGACTACGACCTGCCGTTCATCCCGGTGGTGCTGGTGATCTCACCGATCTACATCGGCATGTGCATGCTGCTGTCCTGGTTCGCCACCTGGGTGGCGCGGAGGGAGCGCCGCAGCCCCCGGACGAAGGCCGTCGACGTCGCTCCGGCGGAACCGCCCACGCTGCTGCCGGACCGGGAGTAG